The Macaca nemestrina isolate mMacNem1 chromosome 17, mMacNem.hap1, whole genome shotgun sequence genome contains the following window.
CAAGTCCCAGTCCTCATTAAAAATATCACCAGGCTGTTCCTTGGGTGGACAGTTTGTCCCTTCTGACAGCTCCCAGGTATTCAGTTCTCCATCAGAGTCCTCCTCATCCATGGCAAAACCTTCCTCTTCAGAATGGGTGCCCTCACCCCGGGCAGGACTGTCATTAGGGACGCTCTGTGCTCCACGGGCTAAATCGACAAAGAGAAGATGGCCTTAGTGACAAACCAAAGAGGACCTGCTGTGTGCTCAGTCAATTTTGGGCAGACTTACTAGGAAGGTAGTAAAGCAAGTACACAGAGTCTTCTTTCGCCACCtgagcacttttttaaaaatgctcttctgtgtatgtttttaaaagacctgataactttttttttttttttttttggggggggggcggagtctcgcgctgtcgcccaggctggagtgcagtggccggatctcagctcactgcaagctccgcctcccgggttcccgccattctcctgcctcagcctcccgcgtagctgggactacaggcgcctgccacctcgcccggctatttttttgtatttcttagtagagacggggtttcaccgtgttatccaggatggtctcgatctcctgacctcgtgatccgcccgtctcggcctcccaaagtgctgggattacaggcttgagccaccgcgcccggccaacttatTTTCAATAAGATGTTTTGTCTTATACAAGACCATTAATTGCCAGGTCCTTTAATTTACAAAGAGAGCTAGGGACAGTTAACATTTTCAGGTGGTTTGCATGTCTGTCACTGAGGCAAAGGGCCTCTGATAAATAATACGCTTTCACAATACAAGCTTGAAttaagtttttgctttttttttttttttttttttgagacagtctcactctgtagcccaggttggagtgcagtggctccatctcagctcactgcaacctctacctcccaggttcacgcaattatctgcctcggcctcctgagaagctgggattacaggtgcccgccaccatgcccagttaatttttttgtatttttagtagagatggggtttcaccatcttggccaggctggtcttgaactcctgaccttgtgatccatccgcctcagcctcccaaagtgctgggattacagacgtaagccaccacgcccggccgtttTTGCTCTTTTATTCCTCCcttcagcctcaaagagcatGTTAGAGGTGAGCACAGGGACAAAGGAGAGCAGGGGCACTGCAGACAGACCAGAGCCTGTCTAGTTACAATGGGCAGCACCTAGTGCCTCCTTCTGACAGTGGGGAGGCTGGAAGGTACATTTGCAAAAGGTCTCACAATAAGAGAGGAAAGACTGGGGAAAGATAATGGATTTCCGAGCACAGTGCTTTGGTGATGCCAGGTCCCAGGAGAGAAGGCAATCAGCCTAAAACAGCCATGCTCTTAATACTGGAACAACAGTAACAGTGATAAGCAATAAAGTGATAGTTCAGAGCAAGGGGTCTAAAGCCAGACTGCCTGGTTTCAAATCCCTGTTTTGCCAAGTACTAAACATGGGACTGGGCAGGGCgcggtagctcacccctgtaaacctagcactttgggaggccgaggcaagcagactgcttgagctcagaagttcaagaccagcctgaacaatgtggcaaaaccttgtctctacaaaaacttcaaaaaatttagctgggtgcagtggcattcacctgtaatcccagctactcaggaggctgaggtgggaggatcacttgagcctgggaggcacaggctgcagtgagccaagatcgtgccattgcacagagtgagaccctgtctcaaacaaacaaaaaaaaagtgtgactGAGCTGAAATTTACTTAACTAGTTCCATAACATAAatacagaattaccatatgacccagcaatcccagtcctaaacatatacccaaaagaactgaaaagaggTGTTCAAATAAAACAAGGATACTGACAGCAGCACTACTTACAATCACCAAAAGggagaaacaacacaaatgtccatcaatggatgaatgggaaaacaaaatgtggtatatgcgtATGATGgaattattcagccataaaaaggaatgcagtgCTGATACATGCTATGGCATGGATGCACCTTGAAAATAcgctaagtggaagaagccataCACAAAAGGCACATGTtgttatgattccatttacaggCAACTCACATTTGCCTATCCAGAATAgataaatccacagagacagaaagcaaattagtggttgccaagaactcagggaaggaaggaatggagaatGACTACTTGGTGAGCACAGGGTTTccttttagggtgatgaaaagaTTCTGGAACTAGGTactggtgatggttgcacaacactgccATTGTGCTAAAAGGCCACTGAATTATATGCTGTAAAATGGTTAAATGGTAAATTTATGTTAGGTAtcttttaccacaatttttaaattgtttttatttaactattctgtgcctcaatttccacatctgtaaaatgaagatagggttgttgtgagagttactttaaaaggaaaaaaaagggccaggcgtggtggctcacacctgtaatcccaatactttgggaggccgaggtgggcagatcacctgaggtcaggagttcgagaccagcctggccaacacagtgaaagcccctctccactaaaaatacaaaaattaggctgggcgtggtggctcatgcctgtagtcccagcactttgggaggtcaaggcaggcagatcacaaggtcaggagatcgagaccatcctgaaaccctgtctctactaaaaacacaaaaaattagccaggcatggtggcaggtgcctgtggttccagctactcgggaggctgaggcaggagaatggcatgaacctgggaggcggagcttgcagtgagccgagatcgcaccactgcctgggagacagagcgagactctgtctcaaacaataaataaataaatacaaaaattagccaggcaccgttgtgcgcgcctgtaatcccagctactcaggaggctgaggcacgagaaccacttgaacccaggagacagaggttgcagtgagcctgggtgacagagtgagactccatctcaaaaaaaaaaaaagcaaaaaaaaaacaaaaaaaaaaagaaaaaaaaaggggccgcacggcagctcacacctgtaatcccagcactttgagaggctgaggcagatgggtcacgtgaggtcaggagctcaagaccagcctggccaacatggtgaaaccccatctctactaaaaacacaaaaatcagccgggcatggtggcatatgcctgtaatccagctacttgggaggctgaggcaggagaatgcttgaatccaggaggtagagactgtagtgagccaagattgtgccactgtgctccagcctgggcaacaagagcgaaactccctctcaaaaaaaaaaaaaaaaaaaggcagggggccgggcacagtggctcatgcctgtaatcccagcactttgggaggcctaggtgggcggatcacttgagatcaggagttctagaccagcctggacaacatggtgaaaccccatagctactaaaaatacaaaaattagctgggtgtggtggcacatgcctgtagttccagctactcgggaggctgaggcaggagaattgctttaacctgggaggcagaggttgcagtgagctgagattgtgccactgtactccagcctggtgacagagcaagactccatttcaaaaaaaaaagatattttgagagagaacacattcacataactttcaGTATATTGGCATAATTGTTCTACATTAATATGGTTATTAATCACAtatgcataatttataaattaaactgtaTCAGAAATAGTAtatatagggggaaaaaaagcagtttCAGCATCCACTGGGGGGGGGGGTCTTAGAATGTATCCCCTAGGAATAAGGGGAGACTGCTGTACTATTTTCACTGTTTCAAGCTGTTTCTCTCGGTAGAAGGATGGGTTTGAACATAAGGAAAGTCCCAGGACTTCCCTTAAGGAAGCTCCAAGCAAGGCTTCCAAAGGAGGGTACTGTTCAACCCTGGGCAGAGGCCACCAAGCAGCAGAGAGGACTGgctaaaataaaaggtaaatgaGACAGAGGGACTATCCCTCTCCTCACGTCCTTGGTCTCCCCAGCTTCTACCGTCTCTGCCATCTACTTGCCTAGTCGATCCATAGccttctcagtctctctctcctgACTGGAGTGGTCAGCTGTAGCAAAGCCAGCCTGCAGGAAGAAGAAACGATTACCAAGGACTTGGGTATCTGGGGTATGCCCAGTATTCAGCTATTGCACCTCAACCCCACCCATTCTTCCATACTCCCCTTGGTGATGCAGGGCTGGGACTCTGCCACCCACATTTCTGCTTTGCCCTGTTAAACTGCGCAAGGCTGGAAGGAGACGGACTATTCCTTCCTATTCACGTTGGCATCACCTTATGACACTTCACCATGGCAGCAGGAATGCCTTCCTATAGCGGCCACAGAATCCAGTATACAGTTCTGCGAACTCTTGCAGAGCCAGCCTTATCACTGCACCTTCTCTTTAGAGGTCTGGATCCCAGGACTCTCCTCCAAGCTCAGAGACCCCCTACATCAGCTGAGGCAGTGCCTCCTCCTTAAAGGTTGGAATTTCAGCTCTACAGAGCCTTTCCTCTAAGCTTTTAAATGTTAATCAACTTCATCTCTTTGTTCCTCCAGCCATAGGTTGGTAGCTCTTCCCTGCGGTTGCCACCCCCAGGTATACGTTTTACCTTTTCAGTTACTTAACAACTTTATAGTTAGCAAACAACTCTATCGAATTCTGTTTCCTCACCGACACATTGAGGTGGGGGAAGCTTTATAGCTCCTCTGCAATGCTGAGCACTGAAGGCAGTATTTCTAATCTAACTGAAAATCTTCCCGCACGGCCAACCAAATGCTTCTCTGCTCCTATCACTCAGAAGTTCCTGAAACCCTATGACCTCCAAGACCTCTTTCTAATGAATCACGAAATCTTCCCTGCCTGCATAAAAAGACTTGATTTTGATCCCAGCTCTACCATCCATTTAGATTGTGACCTTGAACACATCACTTCAATTACCGTGCCTGAGTTTTCTTCTCCAGAAATTGGGGGTGACTGTTCTGACCCTGCAGGGGACTTATGATGAGATACCATTTATGAAAACACCTGGCATGTGGCAAGAATGTAACATTTCTTGAATTTAAATTCATCTTTTCTGCTACATCTAAACTGCACTTGGCACCTGCTCCAATCAGCATTCATTATCTAGTTATGTCTGGGTTTAATAATTCAATTCCACTCCCTTTAGTGACAACTTCTGATCACTGCCGCCCAAGGAGAATTCAGACCTCTCGCCTAAACCACTGCCACAGCCTCCTAACCACCTTCCCATCCAGCCATCTGGCCCAGCCTTACAGAATTAATCACTACTCTGCTCTAAATCTTCAACAGCCCTCCACTGAGGGAGCGCAAAATTAGCCATGGCATTCGCACGTCCCCACGTCCCCAACTCCCATCAACCTGTTGAGCATAGTTCTCTGCATGCTCTGAGACCCAACTCCAGGTCATGTGCCCTACACTTTCTCATCTCCACGCCTCTGCAGACACCACCAGCCTCTCACCTTGATCCTTTCCTGCTATGCCCAGACAAAATTAGTCCCATTCTATTCTGTACCACAAAGTAATTTTCTGTATAAGTGTCGCTGCATTTTTCATATCTTACTTTGGCTAAGTACCATCTTTGAGGCATCATTCATCCAGTCAGCATGTCTATctcctgtgccaggcactatgctaggctGGGCAAACAGCCCTAACAGAGGGTTCCTACCTCAGCACCTAGCCGGTACTGACAGTAAACAAGGGCAGGTAATGACTGTAATAACGGTCTGTAACGTTCTCGAGAAAACCGGGTGCTGTTTAGCGTACATGAAAACAAGTTTCTGGAAACCCTGCGTCAAACAGGGCCTTTTTGGTTTCAATAAGAAGGGGGAGTGCGCATGTGACATCATCTGGGGTTCAGGGTTAGCGGGCATCCCCACCAACGCACAGAGGTCCACAGGTCTGTTAAGTCAAGTCCCTCTCCTCGCCGCTCTCACCTGGCCCTTGCCCAGGCTCCTGGCAGCGGGCCCCGGCTCTCGGTCACCAGCGTCACCTCCCATTTACCAAATTCGCAGCGGCGCCCAGCGAGGGGACGGCCTTCCCCACTGACCCGGCGCGCCCACCCAAGCCCTCGGCGTTCCCCGCCCCGCAGCGCCGCAGCCCCGCGGCCCCTCGGCCTGGCAGTTTTGAGCTCGAGCGCGAGGCCAAACAGCGCTCCAGGTCGCGGGGCGGCCCGAGGCCGGCCAGAGGCGCTTCCCCGGCCCCGCGGCCCCCGCCCAGCCCGGCCCCGCGACTTCCCGCCCCAGGATACGGCTGGTTGTTGCTCCCGGCCCCCACGCGGCGCTTACCTCCGGGCTGGGGGGCGCCTCCTGCGCGCTAGGCAGCGGCGGGCCCCGAGACGGCTCCGCGGCCCGCCGTGCCTGGGCCCTGGCGGCCTGAGGGTCCATGCCCGGCTGCCCGCGGCTCGGCGCCCTGGAAGCCGTGGGCCACGTGACGCGCGCCTGTCGGCCGCCAGCCCGAGGATCCGCCGCCTAGGGGCCAATCAGCCTGGGGAGGGTCCCGGCCAAGAGGGCGGGGCGCCGGGGGGGTCACGAGGAAGCGGAGGCGGTGCGGCGCAGGGGGTGGGGCGTGCGGCCTCGCGGAGCCCGCCCCTGCCTGCCAGCGCGAAATCTGAAACAATCTTGGGGACTGATTTTGGTGCAGATCCCAAGCCTGGACGACTAGCTGGGTGTGAAACGCCAAGCGTACCCTACGCAGCCACTCGGGGTGTGCTCCAGCTTCAAAACCCCGCGTGGGTAAGACACATCAGCAACTTAGTGACCTCCACCTTGAGATAATGATCGTCTTTGAAGATAATCCATTAGAGAAACCAGGATAAGACACAAACTGCAATGTGCGGTGGACACAGAATAGAGGCCACGACGCTTACTCATAATAATCCTGAACATTCGGGTTCCTGTATTTCCATGCTCAACGCCTGATACTCAGCAACCTAATTATTTCCCATTTTGCCTCGAAAGGTGGCTTCTGGGGATAGGCAGGGCCTGAGCTGGGAACAACCCAATTGGAAAGACAGCCTTCCCTGCCTTCCCCACAGTGCCTAACCTCTAGTAACAAACCAGCTCAAGGCGTGCTAATCACGTCAACATCAGGACATGAGACCCTCTTCTTTCATCCCCCTCAAAGACTGTGTTGTTTGTACAACACAAAAGGCATTTGAAAAAATTTAGCATAAAACTGacacacggccgggcgcggtggctcaagcctgtaatcccagcactttgggaggccgaggcgggcggatcacaaggtcaggagatcgagaccacagtgaaaccccgtctctactaaaaatacaaaaaaaattagccgggcgcggtggcgggcgcctgtagtcccagctactcaggaggctgaggcaggagaatggcgggaacccgggaggcggagcttgcagtgagccgagatcgcgccactgaactccagcctgggcaacagcgtgagactccgtctcaaaaaaaaaaaaaaaactgacacaCAATATTcgatattatttttctctctgtagaTGTTCCTACGCAGAAGTCAGTATCCCCAAGGCTAACTGCCTCTAGGTCAGCAGTGTCCAATAGAACCGTCgttaatgggccgggcgcggtggctcaagcctgtaatcccagcacttcgggaggccgagacgggttgatcacgaggtcaggagatcgagaccatcctggctaacatggtgaaaccccgtctctactaaaaaatatttttaaaaaaacctagccgggcgaggtggcgggcgtctgtagtcccagctactcgggaggctgaggcaggagaatggcgtgaacccgggaggcggagcttgcagtgagctgagatccggccactgcactccagtctgggcaacaaaagcgagactgtctcaacaacaacaacaaaaaagaacctTCGTTAATGGTGAAAAGTTCTactatctgtgctgtccaatatagTAACCATATACctactgagcacttaaaatgtggccaATATGAATAAATTGAATAATTCTAATAAATTTAAATTGCTACATCTGCCTAGGAGCTACTGTTTCTAACAGTGCAACTCTAGGTGTACTAGCTAGATGCGTTTTCATAACCTGCAATAGTGAGAATCAGATACAGGGGACGTGATGAGCCCAGGTGACCACTTTTATATAGCTTTGTGTTAAGGAGACTACCACTATCCTCTTTGCTCCCTACTCTATTTACAACACATATCTCTTTTGTAAAATTAAAGTGCCAAATAAGATTTAGAGGGTTAAACATCCCAGGACTTAAGGGACAGGAAaaagaggaatttttttcttattttaaaacaaatgacaagaaaacaggctggccgcggtggctcactcctgtaatctcagcactttgggaggctgaggcaggcgtattacttgaggtcagttcaaggctatcctggccaacatggtgaaaccccgtctctaccaaaaatacaaaaattagccaggcgtggtggcgcacacctataatctcagctactcgggaggctgaggcaggagaatcccttgagcccaggaggtggaggttgcagtgagcagagattgtccCACGGCACTCcactctgggagacagagtgagacttggtcaaaaaaaaaacaaaaaacaaacaaaaaaaaaaacacacacacacaaagaaaaacagtacaaaagctcaaaataaaaatattctaaagtaGACTCTAATACTCATAGAAATTTAACATATAATAAAGGTAACATCACAAATCAGCAGAGAGAAACGTAACTGGCCAAATAGTGTTGGAAAAATTAATTAACTGCTTGGGGAAAAAGAGTCTTCTCAGCACCAGGAAGAGCTTTCAAAGCATTGTAAAAACAagtatctcacacacacacacacacacacacacacacacacacgcacacacacacaaaatacctcTGGGCATCAAAAATTGCCAGAAAAGGTGGGCGCttatataatcccagctacttgggaggctgaggcagggagaactgcttgaacctaggaggcagaggttgcagtgaccactgcactccagcctgggccacagagcaagactctgtctcaatttaaaaaaaaaaaaaaattgccacaaGAAAAGCTAGGGGTAAAATTATTTGCAACAAATTAGAAACAAGATATTAATAtacttaatatgtttttaaaaactctgcccaggcacaatggctcatgcctgtaataccagtactttgggaggttgaggtaggattgcttgaggccaaccCTTTaagagaccagccctggcaacatagtgagaccagtctctacaaaaaaattttttaattaaccaggcgtggtggtgtgtgcctgtagtcccagctactcaggaggctgaggcaggaggatctcttgagcccagaatttaaggttgtagtgagccatgatcacaccactgcactgtagcctagatgacagagcaagaccttgtccaattaaaaaaaaaaaaaatgaactcataaattagtaagaaaaaagtgtttaaaatagTCTAAGGATGTAAAAAGATGagaaacataaaatacactaacttCACTAATATCAAAGAAAAGTATGTTGAAacatttcacctataaaatggtaaaaataaaaatataattacaccAGTACAGGTAATGGTATTGACACTTTCATCTATTGCTTAAAAGAAGGAGCAAACCAGCAATACATATCAATATTCTCTAAAAGCAGTATCctttgatccagtaattccactgtCAGATGTCAATCTCCTAAGGAAATAGCCAGGGATGTGAACAAAGATTGACAAGAATCTTCATCAACagcatttatataatttttttaaaaatgagaaatgacaGTCTAGGCCgcgctcggtggctcacgcctgtaattccaacactttgggagaccaagacggatggatcatgaggtcaggagttcgaaaccagcctggccaatatggtaaaaccccctctactaaaaatacaaaaattagctgggtgtggtggcgggtgcctgtagtcccacccagctgctcgggaggctgagccagaaccacttgaacccaggaggtggaggttgcagtgagccgagatagggccactgcactccagcctgggcaacagagcaagactccatctcaaacaaacaaacaaaaaaagacagtcCAACCAGAGGATTAGTAAAATACATTATGGCTTATTTTTACAATGTAATGTTATGaattcattaaatgtttttaaggCTATTTAATGACACAGAAAAACAATACTAAGTGAAACTAACAATAAGCCACACTGAAAGCTTCTCCCAGTGACATGGTATTAAGCTACAGGATACAATTCAAACAGTTACATCCTGCTCctggaatgtttttatttttttgctccaAGCCTGCCTTCCACTCCTCACTGCTAAGGCTTCTCTGCACTTGAATCTATTCCCTACCCCTTCCCTTCTTTTGTTGGTGGATCGCCTCAATTGCAAACACTTCTCTGATCATCAGTTCCAGAAGACAGAAGACACTTTTTTATGGTTTTCACCTTCTTGAAGGACAAATTTTCCCAATATCCAGCAATTCCTTTGCTGCTGATCCAATCAACTTTCTTAGGACATTCAGCTGTTTCTGCAACCCCCACTTCTATCCCCAAAGGCCTCCCTTCTTTCCTGCACATAATGGGCactcaaatatttcttgaatgaatgaatgggtaaataaTCTAAGAGTATAAATCCAATTCTGATAAAGGAAATCAAATTACTAAGTTTAACTCTAGATTACAGGATGCTTTGATTTTTTTCGCCACACTATTCTATTTCCTCCATATTTTCCAGAACAAATGCATACCACGTATCTTTTACAATGAGAATAAACTAACAAAACTGtaccttctccttttttttctcgagaaggagttttgctcttcttgcccaggctggagtgcaatggcatgatctcggctcactgcaacctccgcctcccaggttcaagcgattctcctgcctcagcctcccaagtagctgggattacaggcacccaacaccacgcccggctattttttgtattttctgtagagatggggtttcaccacgttggccaggctggtctcaaactcctgacctcagatgatttgcctgcctcagccttcccaaagtgctgggattacaggtgtgagccaccacgcctggccactttctccttcattttaaCTGGCTCTTAAATCGAGATTAGAGATATTAGTGCTTGACCccagataata
Protein-coding sequences here:
- the LOC105485202 gene encoding coordinator of PRMT5 and differentiation stimulator isoform X2; the encoded protein is MGGDAGDREPGPAARSLGKGQAGFATADHSSQERETEKAMDRLARGAQSVPNDSPARGEGTHSEEEGFAMDEEDSDGELNTWELSEGTNCPPKEQPGDIFNEDWDLELKADQGNPYDADDIQESISQELKPWVCCAPQGDMIYDPSWHHPPPLIPHYSKMVFETGQFDDAED
- the LOC105485202 gene encoding coordinator of PRMT5 and differentiation stimulator isoform X1, which translates into the protein MDPQAARAQARRAAEPSRGPPLPSAQEAPPSPEAGFATADHSSQERETEKAMDRLARGAQSVPNDSPARGEGTHSEEEGFAMDEEDSDGELNTWELSEGTNCPPKEQPGDIFNEDWDLELKADQGNPYDADDIQESISQELKPWVCCAPQGDMIYDPSWHHPPPLIPHYSKMVFETGQFDDAED
- the LOC105485202 gene encoding coordinator of PRMT5 and differentiation stimulator isoform X3, which encodes MMPQRWYLAKAGFATADHSSQERETEKAMDRLARGAQSVPNDSPARGEGTHSEEEGFAMDEEDSDGELNTWELSEGTNCPPKEQPGDIFNEDWDLELKADQGNPYDADDIQESISQELKPWVCCAPQGDMIYDPSWHHPPPLIPHYSKMVFETGQFDDAED